The window AATCACTGGAGCAGGATGGGGGTCAGGTGCTCTCCAGTTTCAAGTATCACACCCGGTGAAAACGGGGGGCGACAAAAGCCGGAGTCAGCTTGCGTCGGTCACGTGCTACTCAAGCGACGCCACAGATGCTCCGGAGGGGAAAGCCGGAAAGTGTTTCCTCACCAAACCCGCCGAGGACGGATCTTCAGATGAACCACAAGAAACAGAAGTTTCTCTCCCTATCACTAGCCACAACAATGCATTCATGTTTGTCTGCTCTGCAAGTACTGCTCCCGGAGTCCAGTGCGACGTTTACGCCTTCGATAATGTGTAAGTTTCATTGGCATTCTTGTTACCTTAGAATACGGGGCAAGTGTGGCAACGGATCTACTACATTTCGCAGAATGGTTGCCGCTCTCAGACAGCTTCCTGGTGTGGCAGGAGGGATTGAGTGTCTCGGTGATAGTCACCATAGGTGTTGGGGGGACGATGTTGTATGCGCCGGAGCACTGGCGTTTAGTCAGTGTAACCCTATTCAGTCCAAGGGGGCGGGATAGATACCCATTGCAGTTCCTGCAGATAGCTGTGGGGATGTTGAAATTTTGCCGCGTTTCCTGCATTTGCTTTTGCAGAGCCAACAACGGGTGGAGCGTGAAGACACTGGACCTTGGCCTCTCGACCAGTACGGACCTAGGTTTTTCTGTCCATGCAGAAGCGTTGAACACCATGAAGGCGTACGCAAGCAGCTCTTTGACTGTGGCAAGGCACGACATTTCCTTGGGGTGCAAGAATACACCCgtcgaagaggaaacgacgccgcagggagaggaagcgtAATGGGTCCCGGCGCGCATGTCTCGATCGAATAAACAGTGAAAAAACTCCGCAAATGCAGACACGCCCTCTCTCGTTCACGGTATATGTCCCATTGGCTGCGCAGACTGCTGGGCCCCGAAGGCCCTCACGTTTGTCTGCTGTAGTCAGGCGTCTATTCAGTTTTCCTGGTTCGGGAGCACAGGGGCCAAAGTTTGGTAATGTCGATCGTCCTGGTGATGCTATTTTTTTGATCGAGAGGTGCGAAATATGCCCGGTAGATGTGGTCAGTCTGTTTCGACGTCTATAGAGATGTGTTTCTTACCGGCGGTGCCGGTCTATGGAGCTCGAGGTGGAAATGTGTGACCGAACACAACCCCTGACATTTCAAAATGTGTGTCAccatttcttctttctgaCTCGCGGCGTTTCGGACTGGGTCACCGCCGACACACGGGGAATTTAGACTTCAGACGCAGTGAGCTAATAAGTGCGAAATAGGTGCCCAGAGGGGTGTGTCTCGTTtgggggaaagaaaaggacaaacCGGGTTCTCAGTCGGTCGTCACAGTAAGAGGGTGGCGAGCCGACACACCAGTTAAGCTCCATGAGGAACGCCCGGCTTCGTTAGTTTGTGAGAAGAGAGGATCTGCCACTCAACTTCTACCTGCTTAACACAGACGTTATAAAGTGAGCGAGGCCACGTAGTTCGGGTTCCGTGGTTACGCATCCCCAGTTTCGCTGTGATCCGTCTGGTACACACTCTCCGCTGCGTAGACATTGTTCAGAGAGTATAGCAACTCTTTCCCAAATAGGGCGAATGATGTCTCTTTCTTAATTTGGGAACCTGCCGTTCATAATAGCCAGTTtcgcgtatatatatatatatatatatggtagGTTTATATGGCAGAGACCGGCATTCACGAACGCAGGAATCGCTCGTATGCTGCCACGTCGTGTCCGGAGATCTGTTGAAGTCACACCCGTTTCGGACAGGCATGGGACGTCGAAGAGATAAGCGTCTCGACTGGGGTGATAATGGTCGAGCGTCACACAGCTCGGCTGCAAGTGATCTCGCATTAGCTTTTTTGGTTACGCGGCACGGTCTGCAAACAGCTAAGAGTAGTTCATTCGAGTCTGCGCTTTTAGAGCGCCATAGGAGAATAATTTTGCAACTTTCGTTATTGGGAATCGGCGTCATTTTCACGAGAGCCGCCAAATCTGCCTCCTTCCAGAAATTGTGCTCGGCAGGGCAG is drawn from Neospora caninum Liverpool complete genome, chromosome X and contains these coding sequences:
- a CDS encoding putative MIC2-associated protein M2AP, with translation MVNLAAVSGAAFAVACFPAVVSARKAVGTAARHTSLVNEPVALAQLSSVLELVTVPCDAVHVQGTMGANDLVKITGAGWGSGALQFQVSHPVKTGGDKSRSQLASVTCYSSDATDAPEGKAGKCFLTKPAEDGSSDEPQETEVSLPITSHNNAFMFVCSASTAPGVQCDVYAFDNVANNGWSVKTLDLGLSTSTDLGFSVHAEALNTMKAYASSSLTVARHDISLGCKNTPVEEETTPQGEEA